Below is a genomic region from Demequina sp..
CTCGCGGCACATCTCCATGACGGGGCAGCGGGCGCAGAACTTCTTGGCTGCTTCGGCTCTGCGGCGCCTTGCGGACCCTCGCTCACCCTCTGGGTGGAAGAACAGTTCCGGATCTGCTTCTCTGCATGATCCCTCGTACTGCCACTCCCACTGGTCCTGAGTTGGTGCTGGCAACTTGGCCACCGAGTCCATCAAGTCCCCTATTGGTTTAGGGCTCCCGGCGGCGCCATTGCCTCCGGTCGCAGTGTTCTTCGACATCCCGCAGCGGTTGCTTCGCCAGGAGTAAATCCTCGACGTCGCGGACCACCTAGTGCCATTCTTACCGCGTCCTGGCGCGCTTGGGAACCCCAATTTCCAGCGCTTCTAGGGGACTGGACGGGACTGTAGAATCGTGCAATGATGCCCGCCCCGAATGACCCCTTCGGCTACACCGGACTCACCTACGACGACGTTCTTCTGCTTCCTGGAGAGAGCGACGTCATCCCCTCAGAGGTCGACACGACCACCCGCCTAACCCGCGAACTGAGCATCCACCTCCCCCTCTTGAGTGCCGCGATGGACACCGTGACGGAGTCCCGCCTCGCGATCGCGCTGGCCCGCCTCGGCGGCATCGGCGTGCTCCACCGGAACCTGTCCATCCAGGACCAGGCCCACCAGGTCGAGATCGTCAAGCGGTCCGAATCCGGCATGATCACGGATCCCGTCACCGTGGGCCCAGACGCCACGCTCGCTGAGCTCGACGCCCTGTGCGCCAAGTACCGCGTGTCCGGGCTGCCGGTGGTCGCGCCGGACCGCACGCTGCTTGGCATCATCACCAACCGCGACCTGCGGTTCGTGAACCCGGCCGAGTTCGCAACCCGTCGCGTCTCCGACCACATGACCCCCATGCCACTCGTCACCGGACACGCGGGCATCGCCAACGCCGACGCCGCCGAGCTGCTCGCCAAGCACCGCGTGGAGAAGCTGCCGCTGGTCGACGCCGATGGCCGCCTCACGGGCCTCATCACGGTCAAGGACTTCGTCAAGACGGAGAAGTACCCGCTCGCGTCAAAGGATGGCGAGGGTCGGCTCTTGGTCGCCGCGGCCGTCGGCTTCTA
It encodes:
- a CDS encoding WhiB family transcriptional regulator; the protein is MDSVAKLPAPTQDQWEWQYEGSCREADPELFFHPEGERGSARRRRAEAAKKFCARCPVMEMCRERSIEAREPFGVWGGLSEDERHALLAGRLKRAS